Genomic DNA from Hymenobacter jejuensis:
CATTTGTAAAACGCATTTTGCCCACACTTTTTCACCACTTCAGGGACTCGAATTACTCGAAGCAAAACGACCCGACGGCCTTCCGAAAGTTCTCGGAATCCGCCTTTTGCCACCCTACGACGGACAATGAAAAACAGCCTCCTGTATTGCCTCGCCGCTGCCTCCATGGCCCTTTCCTTTTTCTTTGAAAGAAGCCCCGATTCTCACCTACGCAACCGCACCAACGCCCCAATTATTGCCGAAGCCTCGCTGCTTCCTGATTTCAGCGGCGGCAAAGAACACCTAGCCGCTTCAGCCTCCTACCGCGACTCGCTCGCGTATCATTACTACTCCCAAACCTTGGGCCTGAATCTGGCCTATACCGAGAACAAGGACTTGCTGCGTACCGTAACCGACTGGCTCGGAACTCCTTACCGCTACGGCAGCAACTCCAAAAAGGGTACCGACTGCTCCGGCTTCGTGACCCGCGTCTTCAAAGAAGTATACGGCATTACTCTTCAGCGCAGCTCGCGCTCCATGTTTCAGAACGTGCAGCGCGTCGCGAAGGACGAAGTAAAGACCGGTGACCTAGTGTTTTTCCGTCGCGGTCCGGGCCAGCCCATCTACCACGTTGGCATCTATCTGAAAGACGGCAAGTTCGCGCATTCGGCCTGCAACGGCGGCGTGATGGTTAGCTCCCTTAACCAGGCCTATTACCACCGCAACTTCTACGCAGCCGGCCGCGTTGAAACCGAATAGCGGTCGCCGATGATCATTTTTCAAGCCTCGTTCTTCCGAACGAGGCTTTTTTTGTGTCCATTTGCCGACGCAAAGCCTACAAAACCATTTTGGGCTGAAACAGTATAGAGAGGCAACCGCCGAAGCCGCCTGCGGCCACAGCGTCTCTCCCCTTTTCATTTTACTCCTATGGACGCCAAAAATCCCAACGGGGAGCACATTGCTTCCTCCCCCCTCTTCAAGAAATTCCTTGGAAAGGCTGAAGAATACCTCAAAAAGCCTTCCCGCATCAAGACGCTGCTCAACGACGCCTACCAAAAGGCCAGCGACAAAAAAGACATCGGCACTATTGCGCACGAAGCCTGGGAAAGCCTGCAACTGTTGCTACGCTTGGTAAAAGCCTCGGCATCAGGCGAATACACGGGCTTGCCAACCACTACCATTGTGGCAGCGGTAGCCGTTATCATCTACTTCCTAAGCCCGATTGACCTGATTCCGGATTTTATTCCGGTGCTGGGCCTCTTGGATGACGTAGCGCTGGTAGCCTGGTTTACGTCGACGCTGACGGGCGAGCTGGACAAGTTTGCGGAGTGGGAAGCGACCCGCCCTGTAGTCGTGAGCGACCCGAAGGCCAGCGATATTCGTCCCGGTTCGGCCTCGACGCTGCACACTTCCAGCGATGGCACGAGCACCGGTTCCGGCCCCAAGCCCAAAGGCGAAAGAGTGGGCGCGGTTGAACACTTCGAGGAAACCAAAGAATCAACTAAGAAACACGGCACCGAAGATCTGAAGCCCGCTTCCGGCTCGGTTTCCAATACCGATTCTGGCATTTCGTCCCCCGACAGCACCAATCCCAACCCCAGCCTGACCGGTCCCACCGACCCGGATCCTAACCCCAATGCAAAGATTCACTCGGACGCCGCCTACAATACCGATGGCAGCCGCACCCCCAACAACGGGCCTAATGACACGGGTGGCAATGTGAGATAATT
This window encodes:
- a CDS encoding C40 family peptidase → MKNSLLYCLAAASMALSFFFERSPDSHLRNRTNAPIIAEASLLPDFSGGKEHLAASASYRDSLAYHYYSQTLGLNLAYTENKDLLRTVTDWLGTPYRYGSNSKKGTDCSGFVTRVFKEVYGITLQRSSRSMFQNVQRVAKDEVKTGDLVFFRRGPGQPIYHVGIYLKDGKFAHSACNGGVMVSSLNQAYYHRNFYAAGRVETE